A window of Cucurbita pepo subsp. pepo cultivar mu-cu-16 chromosome LG06, ASM280686v2, whole genome shotgun sequence contains these coding sequences:
- the LOC111797700 gene encoding uncharacterized protein LOC111797700 isoform X1: MELPYFQMPFSQNSLPCRVSLSLSSSAFLPRFSRALIRLHSPLANLDSINLVTASGKSLACSFARKVAVLVGSMALLYEFLNITILFITWPFSFFISTCSLILKTFVVVVQTWLELLKTSVSLHLNILWTTLMWIIAFVSLPGRILAALKRERQLQKNLQFLAIEFDNVLWERKELQKQFQTAMKEQKMMELMLDELEMIHEKATNKIALLESEVQKLRNENLRLQEIKGKAYWSLKGIDVKSEAQKTGRVGSDITYGISSCSSSYSDSSLVQDLSRSDALKDEDEDITEILDEQREVAVHRSLFSTLLSLLVGVIIWKAEEPHLCLVVALMFVVSISLKSVVEFFTTIKNKPALDAVALLSFNWFVLGILAYPTLPNMARVLAPLASRVV; this comes from the exons ATGGAGTTGCCATATTTCCAGATGCCATTTTCTCAGAACTCTCTCCCATGCagagtctctctctctctctccagcTCTGCCTTTTTGCCGCGATTTTCCCGTGCTCTAATTCGTCTACATTCTCCTCTTGCT AATTTGGATTCAATAAATCTGGTTACAGCTTCGGGAAAGTCATTGGCATGTAGTTTTGCAAGAAAGGTAGCAGTACTGGTGGGTTCAATGGCTTTGCTATACGAGTTTCTGAATATCACAATATTATTTATCACGTGGCCTTTCTCGTTTTTCATAAGTACATGCTCATTAATCTTGAAAACCTTTGTTGTTGTCGTTCAAACTTGGTTGGAGCTGTTGAAAACCTCGGTCAGTCTTCACTTGAATATATTGTGGACAACTTTGATGTGGATAATTGCGTTTGTCTCCCTTCCTGGACGAATTTTAGCTGCTTTAAAGAGGGAAAGGCAG TTGCAAAAAAATTTGCAATTTCTGGCAATTGAGTTCGACAATGTTTTGTGGGAAAGAAAGGAGCTTCAAAAACAATTCCAGACTGCTATGAAAGAGCAGAAGATGATGGAGTTAATGTTAGACGAACTTGAAATGATACATGAAAAGGCGACCAACAAGATTGCACTCTTAGAAAGTGAG GTTCAGAAATTGAGAAATGAAAATCTTCGACTACAAGAAATCAAGGGTAAGGCATATTGGAGCTTAAAAGGTATTGATGTCAAAAGTGAAGCACAAAAAACTGGCAGAGTTGGCAGCGACATTACCTACGGTATCTCATCATGCTCATCCAGCTATAGTGACAGCagccttgttcaagacctctCTCGAAGTGATGCTTTGAAAGACG AAGATGAAGATATCACTGAAATTCTTGATGAACAAAGGGAGGTTGCAGTTCACCGAAGTCTATTCAGTACCCTATTGTCGCTTTTGGTTGGAGTGATTATATGGAAAGCTGAAGAGCCTCACTTGTGCCTCGTAGTGGCTCTCATGTTTGTGGTTAGCATCTCATTGAAGAGCGTAGTTGAGTTCTTCACCACTATTAAGAATAAACCTGCTTTGGATGCTGTTGCTCTTTTGAGCTTCAACTGGTTTGTGCTTGGAATACTGGCTTATCCAACACTGCCAAATATGGCTCGTGTGCTTGCCCCTCTGGCCTCAAGGGTTGTCTGA
- the LOC111797700 gene encoding uncharacterized protein LOC111797700 isoform X2: protein MALLYEFLNITILFITWPFSFFISTCSLILKTFVVVVQTWLELLKTSVSLHLNILWTTLMWIIAFVSLPGRILAALKRERQLQKNLQFLAIEFDNVLWERKELQKQFQTAMKEQKMMELMLDELEMIHEKATNKIALLESEVQKLRNENLRLQEIKGKAYWSLKGIDVKSEAQKTGRVGSDITYGISSCSSSYSDSSLVQDLSRSDALKDEDEDITEILDEQREVAVHRSLFSTLLSLLVGVIIWKAEEPHLCLVVALMFVVSISLKSVVEFFTTIKNKPALDAVALLSFNWFVLGILAYPTLPNMARVLAPLASRVV, encoded by the exons ATGGCTTTGCTATACGAGTTTCTGAATATCACAATATTATTTATCACGTGGCCTTTCTCGTTTTTCATAAGTACATGCTCATTAATCTTGAAAACCTTTGTTGTTGTCGTTCAAACTTGGTTGGAGCTGTTGAAAACCTCGGTCAGTCTTCACTTGAATATATTGTGGACAACTTTGATGTGGATAATTGCGTTTGTCTCCCTTCCTGGACGAATTTTAGCTGCTTTAAAGAGGGAAAGGCAG TTGCAAAAAAATTTGCAATTTCTGGCAATTGAGTTCGACAATGTTTTGTGGGAAAGAAAGGAGCTTCAAAAACAATTCCAGACTGCTATGAAAGAGCAGAAGATGATGGAGTTAATGTTAGACGAACTTGAAATGATACATGAAAAGGCGACCAACAAGATTGCACTCTTAGAAAGTGAG GTTCAGAAATTGAGAAATGAAAATCTTCGACTACAAGAAATCAAGGGTAAGGCATATTGGAGCTTAAAAGGTATTGATGTCAAAAGTGAAGCACAAAAAACTGGCAGAGTTGGCAGCGACATTACCTACGGTATCTCATCATGCTCATCCAGCTATAGTGACAGCagccttgttcaagacctctCTCGAAGTGATGCTTTGAAAGACG AAGATGAAGATATCACTGAAATTCTTGATGAACAAAGGGAGGTTGCAGTTCACCGAAGTCTATTCAGTACCCTATTGTCGCTTTTGGTTGGAGTGATTATATGGAAAGCTGAAGAGCCTCACTTGTGCCTCGTAGTGGCTCTCATGTTTGTGGTTAGCATCTCATTGAAGAGCGTAGTTGAGTTCTTCACCACTATTAAGAATAAACCTGCTTTGGATGCTGTTGCTCTTTTGAGCTTCAACTGGTTTGTGCTTGGAATACTGGCTTATCCAACACTGCCAAATATGGCTCGTGTGCTTGCCCCTCTGGCCTCAAGGGTTGTCTGA
- the LOC111797700 gene encoding uncharacterized protein LOC111797700 isoform X3 → MWIIAFVSLPGRILAALKRERQLQKNLQFLAIEFDNVLWERKELQKQFQTAMKEQKMMELMLDELEMIHEKATNKIALLESEVQKLRNENLRLQEIKGKAYWSLKGIDVKSEAQKTGRVGSDITYGISSCSSSYSDSSLVQDLSRSDALKDEDEDITEILDEQREVAVHRSLFSTLLSLLVGVIIWKAEEPHLCLVVALMFVVSISLKSVVEFFTTIKNKPALDAVALLSFNWFVLGILAYPTLPNMARVLAPLASRVV, encoded by the exons ATGTGGATAATTGCGTTTGTCTCCCTTCCTGGACGAATTTTAGCTGCTTTAAAGAGGGAAAGGCAG TTGCAAAAAAATTTGCAATTTCTGGCAATTGAGTTCGACAATGTTTTGTGGGAAAGAAAGGAGCTTCAAAAACAATTCCAGACTGCTATGAAAGAGCAGAAGATGATGGAGTTAATGTTAGACGAACTTGAAATGATACATGAAAAGGCGACCAACAAGATTGCACTCTTAGAAAGTGAG GTTCAGAAATTGAGAAATGAAAATCTTCGACTACAAGAAATCAAGGGTAAGGCATATTGGAGCTTAAAAGGTATTGATGTCAAAAGTGAAGCACAAAAAACTGGCAGAGTTGGCAGCGACATTACCTACGGTATCTCATCATGCTCATCCAGCTATAGTGACAGCagccttgttcaagacctctCTCGAAGTGATGCTTTGAAAGACG AAGATGAAGATATCACTGAAATTCTTGATGAACAAAGGGAGGTTGCAGTTCACCGAAGTCTATTCAGTACCCTATTGTCGCTTTTGGTTGGAGTGATTATATGGAAAGCTGAAGAGCCTCACTTGTGCCTCGTAGTGGCTCTCATGTTTGTGGTTAGCATCTCATTGAAGAGCGTAGTTGAGTTCTTCACCACTATTAAGAATAAACCTGCTTTGGATGCTGTTGCTCTTTTGAGCTTCAACTGGTTTGTGCTTGGAATACTGGCTTATCCAACACTGCCAAATATGGCTCGTGTGCTTGCCCCTCTGGCCTCAAGGGTTGTCTGA
- the LOC111797630 gene encoding uncharacterized protein LOC111797630 gives MPKIELSNTTKVMPPNFLSSLKRHTRPLIWMAGIICATIAVAVIIAGIVNFIGYVTIRPTVPSISVTYGHLDRIRNSRIGLLEVQMKIVVRAENQNARAQASFSHTDFVLIFDGIEIASLMAHRPFKVNKMSYLDLHFLVESSAIPLNPMQMQHLSWSLNRNLMQFDLKGSSRTRWRVGVLGPLKFWCHLNCRLRFYPRNGSYIPAPCSSKDK, from the exons ATGCCTAAAATTGAGCTCAGCAACACAACAAAAGTG ATGCCACCAAATTTCCTATCCAGCCTAAAGCGACATACTCGTCCCCTAATTTGGATGGCCGGCATAATCTGCGCCACCATAGCTGTTGCTGTGATTATCGCAGGCATCGTTAACTTCATCGGCTACGTGACGATCCGCCCTACGGTGCCTTCAATCAGCGTAACCTACGGACATCTCGATAGAATCCGAAACAGCAGAATCGGATTGCTTGAAGTCCAGATGAAGATCGTCGTCCGAGCCGAGAATCAAAATGCTAGAGCACAGGCAAGCTTCTCACATACCGATTTCGTCCTGATCTTCGACGGCATAGAAATTGCATCACTGATGGCTCACCGGCCGTTCAAAGTGAATAAGATGAGCTACCTGGATTTGCATTTCTTAGTGGAATCATCGGCTATTCCGCTCAATCCTATGCAGATGCAGCATCTAAGCTGGTCGCTGAATAGGAATTTGATGCAATTCGATCTTAAAGGAAGCTCGAGAACTCGATGGCGAGTTGGAGTTCTGGGACCGCTCAAGTTTTGGTGCCATTTGAACTGTCGCCTCAGGTTTTACCCGCGCAATGGAAGCTACATTCCCGCGCCTTGTTCTTCAAAGGATAAGTAA